Proteins encoded by one window of bacterium:
- a CDS encoding ACT domain-containing protein produces MKLTALNETFAIARLNPSDPIPEWAHHSEFFSINKTQDELSIVCSQNNVPKDIQHEKDWRALKVEGPLDFSLTGILYSLTKPLAEQKISLFAISTFDTDYILVKSNDFTQACKALSETGFTVAIDF; encoded by the coding sequence ATGAAACTTACTGCTTTAAATGAAACCTTTGCTATAGCAAGACTTAACCCATCTGACCCTATACCTGAATGGGCACATCATTCTGAGTTTTTCTCCATCAACAAAACCCAAGATGAACTCTCCATTGTCTGCTCACAAAACAATGTACCTAAAGATATTCAACATGAAAAAGATTGGCGCGCGCTTAAAGTTGAAGGGCCATTGGACTTTTCATTAACTGGCATTCTGTATTCACTGACCAAACCTTTGGCTGAACAGAAAATCAGCTTATTTGCCATATCTACTTTTGATACAGATTATATCTTAGTGAAGTCAAATGACTTTACCCAGGCTTGTAAAGCACTTTCTGAGACAGGCTTTACCGTTGCAATTGATTTCTAA
- a CDS encoding phage holin family protein, whose amino-acid sequence MIQSTFWSRLALHSLAIVVISSIIPGIELNGILAAIAAGAVFGLINSFIKPLLIILTLPLTLFTFGIFLLVINGLSFWLVAGLVKGYYITNIFSAIVGALLMSLFSMLINAMLQKNEPKNMHVGYFR is encoded by the coding sequence ATGATTCAATCTACATTTTGGAGCCGTTTGGCTCTGCACTCATTGGCTATTGTTGTTATTTCTTCAATCATTCCGGGCATTGAGCTTAATGGTATCTTGGCCGCCATTGCAGCGGGTGCTGTTTTTGGTCTGATCAACAGTTTTATCAAACCTTTGTTGATCATCCTAACCTTACCTTTGACTCTGTTTACCTTTGGTATTTTTCTCTTGGTCATCAACGGCTTAAGTTTTTGGCTGGTAGCTGGTCTTGTCAAAGGCTACTATATCACCAATATTTTTTCAGCCATCGTAGGTGCATTATTAATGAGTCTGTTTTCTATGCTCATCAATGCTATGCTACAGAAAAATGAGCCTAAAAACATGCATGTGGGCTATTTTCGATAA
- a CDS encoding LysR family transcriptional regulator — translation MIEHVQTLKALSDFKTMHKAATALRVSQPTVSKRIAQLEHQLNKKLIQKNGRNVELTAEALKILEQVLPHLSAVKSILNEQPNHSLKAMHVGFSESVLIARGDFLFKKLEQQKPSVQLIPHAHRSPVVLDRVMSGEYLFGVCAGNANKVGSMTVKKLCDEAMVLVNPELDRKLMGIEQSSETMQSIARQLQKQNLRPDYFLESYAAITRLAQKKLFRAIVPMSLCEAFKLPEKQYKVLNIKRPLIFVARQSIFQRNDVQTMYQILKCVYRIV, via the coding sequence ATGATTGAGCATGTTCAAACCCTAAAAGCCTTGTCAGACTTTAAAACCATGCATAAAGCAGCAACGGCTTTGCGCGTTAGCCAACCCACAGTAAGTAAGCGTATTGCTCAGTTAGAGCATCAGCTGAATAAAAAGCTTATTCAAAAAAATGGCCGCAATGTTGAGTTAACAGCTGAAGCATTGAAGATTCTTGAGCAAGTCTTGCCCCATTTAAGTGCTGTAAAATCTATTTTGAATGAACAGCCCAATCATAGCTTGAAGGCTATGCATGTGGGTTTTTCTGAGTCTGTATTGATTGCTCGTGGTGATTTTTTATTTAAAAAACTTGAACAACAAAAACCAAGTGTACAACTTATTCCGCATGCGCACAGAAGTCCTGTGGTTTTAGATAGGGTAATGTCTGGAGAGTATCTGTTTGGTGTATGTGCGGGTAATGCCAATAAGGTAGGAAGCATGACGGTTAAAAAATTGTGTGATGAAGCCATGGTTCTTGTTAATCCTGAGTTGGATAGAAAGCTTATGGGAATTGAACAATCTTCTGAAACTATGCAGTCTATTGCACGGCAATTGCAAAAACAAAATTTAAGGCCAGACTATTTTTTGGAATCTTATGCCGCTATAACCCGTTTAGCACAAAAGAAGCTGTTTAGAGCTATTGTTCCAATGAGTTTATGTGAAGCGTTTAAACTGCCAGAAAAGCAGTATAAAGTCTTAAATATAAAACGACCATTGATTTTTGTAGCACGACAAAGCATTTTTCAGCGTAACGACGTTCAAACAATGTATCAAATACTAAAATGTGTTTATCGCATAGTTTAG